One window of the Xiphophorus hellerii strain 12219 chromosome 15, Xiphophorus_hellerii-4.1, whole genome shotgun sequence genome contains the following:
- the LOC116734398 gene encoding inactive ubiquitin carboxyl-terminal hydrolase 54-like isoform X3: MVLWHLDIFRRSFRQLSSHKCLEDSCIFCALKNIFAQFQFSSEKVLPSDALRSALAKSFQDQQRFQLGVMDDAAECFENILMRIHFHISDETKEDVCTARHCIPHQKFAMTLFEQCVCSSCGASSDPLPFIQMVHYISTTSLCNQAVKMLESRENPTPSMFGELLRNASMGDLRTCPSRCGQQLRIARVLLNSPEIVSIGLVWDSEHSDLAEDVIHSLGTRLRLGDLFYRVTEEKARRAELYLVGVVCYYGKHYSTFFFQTKIRRWMYFDDAHVKEIGPRWKDVVSRCIKGRYQPLLLLYADPRGTPVTLQDLPPHLDLQRLHRAGYDSEDSGREPSISSDTRTDSSTESYCGRQSSQSSQSSQSHHEAVASRCSSDSQGTLVCMERPDRTDRTLHASLCSLDAIGRAADAEQPLRKGGGAAERRRSSNWSRRIKPELDPPSAGYHSDGETLKEKQAPRHLPKPSSSSSSSAGRLRDFKETMTNMIRPPSSSSSSSLPAAVLSSELLPAADAALSSSSSPVQDWEADSTSSESKASSSGGVGRCRPAWRPRKETLNIDAIFMRERRRQAGYSPLGGGACEPDGAHTASLGQEEAPSIRAAFSRTLPSSFTGRQLPAPPAPPRLIQRMESGYESSDRNSGSPVSLDLSLGDRDSGEKKPSSSSSSSGPSWRNIRSKSSGALLQDLHSSSRGSLAPPAGRSELDELQEEVLRRAREEEQQRRQEKEREEALGFNPRPSKYLDLDQLQIQGKGDSFDRCVMEAELLLDQSLRLEQAGDVAAALSAVNEAVSKLRPAAAQGGAGSHSRLQRCMRRCRSLQQRMQQLLLQQSEAVKQEAEQQEEQQTLEQPRSKPLQLPVLLTEKQGDQSAAGQDHQAPPPFTCLVKPLPPASSLPSDPASSRSPCSGFGKPLGSARSLPALAVETNLDDVAPPPPPEEAWPEPSQAPPPQWPCSPPANQVLRAALPVQRWAENVNRYYNSQHAAAEGEELSELETLYQASLQAPSMPRGSRGVSPQPGGSRAAVRRTPSGSRRSKTPTAEIERNAYRRPVSPGEQPPAGEDENYSAENLRRLARSLSGTVIGSRPQNLQQNLQCSCDPSVSRPPLRHSDLHCSSSSLDRLHGPPAPRPPHTQTPRPPHTQTPRPPPSWGRSGSPWHQVLVLSDSGPTPSALHGVAMSYATLPRRAWPPSSSSSSLPRPRPGSAGSGPQSLYGAPPAPHRHRQASLPVVAPRRPRVSGDVPAQPLRLDVPPETDWRRHVDPRAARRQQLPARPGQPLWPGTVWAANREGGVSRFMGVRGHDQNQNLRGDRRS; encoded by the exons ATG GTTCTGTGGCACCTGGATATCTTCCGTCGGAGTTTCCGTCAGCTCTCCTCCCATAAGTGTCTGGAGGATTCCTGCATCTTCTGCGCCCTGAAG AACATCTTTGCCCAGTTCCAGTTCAGCAGTGAGAAGGTTCTGCCGTCCGACGCGCTGCGCAGCGCGCTGGCCAAGAGCTTCCAGGACCAGCAGCGCTTCCAGCTGGGCGTCATGGACGACGCCGCCGAGTGCTTC GAGAACATCCTGATGAGGATCCACTTCCACATCTCAGACGAGACCAAGGAGGACGTCTGCACCGCCAGACACTGCATCCCGCACCAGAAGTTCGCCATGACGCTGTTCGAGCAG TGTGTGTGCAGCAGCTGCGGAGCGTCGTCCGACCCGCTGCCCTTCATCCAGATGGTCCACTACATCTCCACCACCTCGCTGTG caACCAGGCGGTGAAGATGCTGGAGTCCAGAGAGAATCCGACGCCCAGCATGTTCGGAGAGCTGCTGCGCAACGCCAGCATGGGCGACCTGCGCACCTGCCCA AGCCGGTGCGGCCAGCAGCTCCGGATCGCCCGGGTTCTGCTCAACAGCCCAGAGATCGTCAGCATCGGCCTGGTGTGGGACTCGGAGCACTCGGACCTGGCCGAGGACGTCATCCACTCTCTGGGAACCCGCCTGCGACTCGGAGAT ctgTTCTACAGGGTGACGGAGGAGAAGGCCCGGCGGGCCGAGCTCTACCTGGTGGGCGTGGTCTGCTACTACGGCAAGCACTACTCCACCTTCTTCTTCCAGACCAAGATCAGGAGGTGGATGTACTTCGATGACGCTCATGTGAAGGAG ATCGGGCCCCGGTGGAAGGACGTGGTGTCGCGCTGCATTAAGGGCCGCTAccagccgctgctgctgctgtacgCCGACCCGCGCGGGACGCCGGTGACCCTGCAGGACCTGCCGCCGCACCTCGACctgcagcgcctccacaggGCCGGCTACGACAGCGAGGACTCTG GCCGTGAGCCGTCCATCTCCAGCGACACTCGAACCGACTCGTCCACAGAGAGCTACTGTGGCCGccagtcctcccagtcctcccagtcctcccagtcccACCATGAGGCCGTGGCGAGTCGCTGCTCCTCCGATTCCCAGGGAACGCTCGTCTGCATGGAGCGACCCGACAGAACCGACAGAACGCTGCATGCCTCCCTCTGCAGCCTGGACGCCATAG GCCGCGCGGCGGACGCCGAGCAGCCTCTGAGGAAAGGAGGCGGGGCCGCAGAAAGGAGGCGGAGCTCCAACTGGTCGCGGCGAATCAAACCAGAACTCGATCCGCCATCGGCAGGTTACCACAGCGATG GAGAAACCTTAAAGGAGAAGCAGGCTCCTCGGCACCTCCCCAaaccttcatcctcctcctcatcctcagccgGTCGCCTCAGAGACTTTAAGGAGACGATGACCAACATGATCCGCCCGCcgtcctcctcgtcctcctcctctctgccgGCCGCCGTCCTCTCCTCCGAGCTCCTCCCTGCTGCAGACGCAGCTctgagctcctcctcctctccagtCCAGGACTGGGAGGCCGACAGCACCAGCAGCGAGTCCAAAGCCAGCTCCTCTGGAGGAGTGGGGAGGTGCCGGCCGGCGTGGAGGCCGCGGAAGGAGACGCTCAACATCGACGCCATCTTCATGCGCGAGCGGCGGAGGCAGGCGGGATACAGCCCCCTGGGAGGAGGAGCCTGTGAGCCCGACGGGGCCCACACCGCCTCCTTGGGCCAGGAGGAGGCGCCGTCCATCAGAGCGGCCTTCTCCCGGACTCTCCCCAGCTCCTTCACAGGACGGCAGCTccctgctcctcctgctcctcccaGGCTGATCCAGAGGATGGAGAGCGGCTACGAGAGCAGCGACAGGAACAGCGGCAGCCCCGTCAGCCTGGACCTCAGCCTGGGAGACAG GGACAGTGGTGAGAAGaagccttcctcctcctcctcatcctcaggaCCCTCATGGAGGAACATCAGGTCAAAGAGCAGCGGCGCTCTGCTGCAGGACCTCCACtcctccagcagggggagccTCG CGCCCCCCGCAGGCCGCAGCGAGCTGGacgagctgcaggaggaggtgCTGAGGAGAGCcagggaggaggagcagcagcggcggcaggagaaggagagggaggaggcGCTGGGCTTCAACCCCAGACCCAGCAAGtacctggacctggaccagcTGCAGATCCAAG GTAAAGGCGACAGCTTTGACAGGTGTGTGATGGAGGCGGAGCTCCTGCTGGACCAGTCGTTGCGCTTGGAGCAGGCGGGCGACGTTGCAGCGGCGCTGTCTGCGGTCAATGAAGCCGTCT CCAAGCTGCGGCCGGCGGCGGCTCAGGGCGGAGCCGGTAGCCACAGCCGGCTGCAGCGCTGCATGAGGAGATGCCGCAGCCTGCAGCAGCgcatgcagcagctgctgctgcagcagtcaGAGGcagtaaaacaggaagcagagcagcaggaggagcagcagacgCTGGAACAGCCCAG ATCAAAGCCTCTCCAGCTCCCAGTTCTTCTGACAGAGAAGCAGGGCGACCAATCAGCTGCCGGACAAGACCACCAGGCTCCTCCCCCTTTCACCTGCCTTGTTAAGCCCCTCCCTCCTGCATCAAGTTTGCCCTCTGACCCCGCCTCCAGCAGGAGCCCCTGCTCTGGCTTTGGGAAACCCCTCGGTAGCGCCAGGTCCCTCCCTGCTCTCGCTGTGGAAACCAACCTGGACGACGTGGCCCCGCCCCCTCCACCGGAAGAGGCGTGGCCTGAGCCGTcacaagccccgccccctcagtgGCCA TGCTCCCCACCAGCCAATCAGGTTCTCAGAGCCGCCCTGCCTGTTCAACGCTGGGCCGAAAACGTCAACAGATACTACAACTCCCAgcatgcagcagcagaggggGAGGAGTTATCGGAGCTGGAGACGCTGTACCAGGCCAGCCTGCAGGCTCCCAGCATGCCGCGGGGCAGCCGTGGCGTCAGCCCGCAGCCAGGGGGCAGCAGAGCAG CGGTGAGGAGAACGCCATCCGGATCCAGACGCTCCAAAACGCCGACGGCTGAAATTGAGAGAAACGCCTACAGGAGACCGGTCTCACCTGGAGAGCAG CCCCCTGCAGGCGAAGACGAGAACTACAGTGCAGAGAACCTGCGACGCCTCGCTCGAAGTCTGAGCGGAACCGTCATCGGGTCGAGACCGcagaacctccagcagaacctccagTGCAGCTGT GACCCCTCTGTGTCCAGACCCCCCCTCAGACACTCAGACCTTcactgctcctcttcctccttggACCGACTCCACGGCCCTCCGGCTCCACGGCCCCCCCACACGCAGACGCCACGGCCCCCCCACACGCAGACGCCACGGCCCCCCCCCTCCTGGGGACGCTCAG gttCTCCTTGgcaccaggttctggttctgtctgacAGCGGCCCGACTCCCTCGGCTCTCCACGGCGTCGCCATGAGTTACGCCACTCTTCCTCGCCGTGCCtggcccccctcctcctcctcttcctccctccccaGGCCCAGACCCGGTTCTGCCGGTTCCGGTCCACAGAGTCTCTATGGCGCCCCGCCCGCCCCCCACCGCCATCGTCAGGcgtcacttcctgttgttgcTCCACGGCGCCCCCGTGTGTCAGGAGACGTTCCTGCTCAGCCTCTGCGCCTCGACGTTCCCCCGGAGACGGACTGGCGGCGCCATGTGGACCCGCGGGCCGCCCGGCGCCAGCAGCTTCCTGCCCGACCCGGCCAGCCTTTGTGGCCCGGTACCGTTTGGGCAGCAAACAGAGAGGGAGGCGTCAGCAGGTTCatgggggtcagaggtcacgaccagaaccagaacctgagaggagACAGAAGAAGCTGA
- the LOC116734398 gene encoding inactive ubiquitin carboxyl-terminal hydrolase 54-like isoform X2: protein MSWKRNYFASGGGGGTQGVVATHTMASIAPSKGLSNEPGQNSCFLNSALQVLWHLDIFRRSFRQLSSHKCLEDSCIFCALKNIFAQFQFSSEKVLPSDALRSALAKSFQDQQRFQLGVMDDAAECFENILMRIHFHISDETKEDVCTARHCIPHQKFAMTLFEQCVCSSCGASSDPLPFIQMVHYISTTSLCNQAVKMLESRENPTPSMFGELLRNASMGDLRTCPSRCGQQLRIARVLLNSPEIVSIGLVWDSEHSDLAEDVIHSLGTRLRLGDLFYRVTEEKARRAELYLVGVVCYYGKHYSTFFFQTKIRRWMYFDDAHVKEIGPRWKDVVSRCIKGRYQPLLLLYADPRGTPVTLQDLPPHLDLQRLHRAGYDSEDSGREPSISSDTRTDSSTESYCGRQSSQSSQSSQSHHEAVASRCSSDSQGTLVCMERPDRTDRTLHASLCSLDAIGETLKEKQAPRHLPKPSSSSSSSAGRLRDFKETMTNMIRPPSSSSSSSLPAAVLSSELLPAADAALSSSSSPVQDWEADSTSSESKASSSGGVGRCRPAWRPRKETLNIDAIFMRERRRQAGYSPLGGGACEPDGAHTASLGQEEAPSIRAAFSRTLPSSFTGRQLPAPPAPPRLIQRMESGYESSDRNSGSPVSLDLSLGDRDSGEKKPSSSSSSSGPSWRNIRSKSSGALLQDLHSSSRGSLAPPAGRSELDELQEEVLRRAREEEQQRRQEKEREEALGFNPRPSKYLDLDQLQIQGKGDSFDRCVMEAELLLDQSLRLEQAGDVAAALSAVNEAVSKLRPAAAQGGAGSHSRLQRCMRRCRSLQQRMQQLLLQQSEAVKQEAEQQEEQQTLEQPRSKPLQLPVLLTEKQGDQSAAGQDHQAPPPFTCLVKPLPPASSLPSDPASSRSPCSGFGKPLGSARSLPALAVETNLDDVAPPPPPEEAWPEPSQAPPPQWPCSPPANQVLRAALPVQRWAENVNRYYNSQHAAAEGEELSELETLYQASLQAPSMPRGSRGVSPQPGGSRAAVRRTPSGSRRSKTPTAEIERNAYRRPVSPGEQPPAGEDENYSAENLRRLARSLSGTVIGSRPQNLQQNLQCSCDPSVSRPPLRHSDLHCSSSSLDRLHGPPAPRPPHTQTPRPPHTQTPRPPPSWGRSGSPWHQVLVLSDSGPTPSALHGVAMSYATLPRRAWPPSSSSSSLPRPRPGSAGSGPQSLYGAPPAPHRHRQASLPVVAPRRPRVSGDVPAQPLRLDVPPETDWRRHVDPRAARRQQLPARPGQPLWPGTVWAANREGGVSRFMGVRGHDQNQNLRGDRRS, encoded by the exons ATGTCCTGGAAGAGGAACTACTTTGCATCAGGAGGCGGCGGAGGCACACAGGGAGTGGTGGCGACGCACACCATGGCGTCCATCGCTCCCAGTAAGGGGCTGAGCAACGAGCCGGGTCAGAACAGCTGCTTCCTGAACAGCGCCCTGCAG GTTCTGTGGCACCTGGATATCTTCCGTCGGAGTTTCCGTCAGCTCTCCTCCCATAAGTGTCTGGAGGATTCCTGCATCTTCTGCGCCCTGAAG AACATCTTTGCCCAGTTCCAGTTCAGCAGTGAGAAGGTTCTGCCGTCCGACGCGCTGCGCAGCGCGCTGGCCAAGAGCTTCCAGGACCAGCAGCGCTTCCAGCTGGGCGTCATGGACGACGCCGCCGAGTGCTTC GAGAACATCCTGATGAGGATCCACTTCCACATCTCAGACGAGACCAAGGAGGACGTCTGCACCGCCAGACACTGCATCCCGCACCAGAAGTTCGCCATGACGCTGTTCGAGCAG TGTGTGTGCAGCAGCTGCGGAGCGTCGTCCGACCCGCTGCCCTTCATCCAGATGGTCCACTACATCTCCACCACCTCGCTGTG caACCAGGCGGTGAAGATGCTGGAGTCCAGAGAGAATCCGACGCCCAGCATGTTCGGAGAGCTGCTGCGCAACGCCAGCATGGGCGACCTGCGCACCTGCCCA AGCCGGTGCGGCCAGCAGCTCCGGATCGCCCGGGTTCTGCTCAACAGCCCAGAGATCGTCAGCATCGGCCTGGTGTGGGACTCGGAGCACTCGGACCTGGCCGAGGACGTCATCCACTCTCTGGGAACCCGCCTGCGACTCGGAGAT ctgTTCTACAGGGTGACGGAGGAGAAGGCCCGGCGGGCCGAGCTCTACCTGGTGGGCGTGGTCTGCTACTACGGCAAGCACTACTCCACCTTCTTCTTCCAGACCAAGATCAGGAGGTGGATGTACTTCGATGACGCTCATGTGAAGGAG ATCGGGCCCCGGTGGAAGGACGTGGTGTCGCGCTGCATTAAGGGCCGCTAccagccgctgctgctgctgtacgCCGACCCGCGCGGGACGCCGGTGACCCTGCAGGACCTGCCGCCGCACCTCGACctgcagcgcctccacaggGCCGGCTACGACAGCGAGGACTCTG GCCGTGAGCCGTCCATCTCCAGCGACACTCGAACCGACTCGTCCACAGAGAGCTACTGTGGCCGccagtcctcccagtcctcccagtcctcccagtcccACCATGAGGCCGTGGCGAGTCGCTGCTCCTCCGATTCCCAGGGAACGCTCGTCTGCATGGAGCGACCCGACAGAACCGACAGAACGCTGCATGCCTCCCTCTGCAGCCTGGACGCCATAG GAGAAACCTTAAAGGAGAAGCAGGCTCCTCGGCACCTCCCCAaaccttcatcctcctcctcatcctcagccgGTCGCCTCAGAGACTTTAAGGAGACGATGACCAACATGATCCGCCCGCcgtcctcctcgtcctcctcctctctgccgGCCGCCGTCCTCTCCTCCGAGCTCCTCCCTGCTGCAGACGCAGCTctgagctcctcctcctctccagtCCAGGACTGGGAGGCCGACAGCACCAGCAGCGAGTCCAAAGCCAGCTCCTCTGGAGGAGTGGGGAGGTGCCGGCCGGCGTGGAGGCCGCGGAAGGAGACGCTCAACATCGACGCCATCTTCATGCGCGAGCGGCGGAGGCAGGCGGGATACAGCCCCCTGGGAGGAGGAGCCTGTGAGCCCGACGGGGCCCACACCGCCTCCTTGGGCCAGGAGGAGGCGCCGTCCATCAGAGCGGCCTTCTCCCGGACTCTCCCCAGCTCCTTCACAGGACGGCAGCTccctgctcctcctgctcctcccaGGCTGATCCAGAGGATGGAGAGCGGCTACGAGAGCAGCGACAGGAACAGCGGCAGCCCCGTCAGCCTGGACCTCAGCCTGGGAGACAG GGACAGTGGTGAGAAGaagccttcctcctcctcctcatcctcaggaCCCTCATGGAGGAACATCAGGTCAAAGAGCAGCGGCGCTCTGCTGCAGGACCTCCACtcctccagcagggggagccTCG CGCCCCCCGCAGGCCGCAGCGAGCTGGacgagctgcaggaggaggtgCTGAGGAGAGCcagggaggaggagcagcagcggcggcaggagaaggagagggaggaggcGCTGGGCTTCAACCCCAGACCCAGCAAGtacctggacctggaccagcTGCAGATCCAAG GTAAAGGCGACAGCTTTGACAGGTGTGTGATGGAGGCGGAGCTCCTGCTGGACCAGTCGTTGCGCTTGGAGCAGGCGGGCGACGTTGCAGCGGCGCTGTCTGCGGTCAATGAAGCCGTCT CCAAGCTGCGGCCGGCGGCGGCTCAGGGCGGAGCCGGTAGCCACAGCCGGCTGCAGCGCTGCATGAGGAGATGCCGCAGCCTGCAGCAGCgcatgcagcagctgctgctgcagcagtcaGAGGcagtaaaacaggaagcagagcagcaggaggagcagcagacgCTGGAACAGCCCAG ATCAAAGCCTCTCCAGCTCCCAGTTCTTCTGACAGAGAAGCAGGGCGACCAATCAGCTGCCGGACAAGACCACCAGGCTCCTCCCCCTTTCACCTGCCTTGTTAAGCCCCTCCCTCCTGCATCAAGTTTGCCCTCTGACCCCGCCTCCAGCAGGAGCCCCTGCTCTGGCTTTGGGAAACCCCTCGGTAGCGCCAGGTCCCTCCCTGCTCTCGCTGTGGAAACCAACCTGGACGACGTGGCCCCGCCCCCTCCACCGGAAGAGGCGTGGCCTGAGCCGTcacaagccccgccccctcagtgGCCA TGCTCCCCACCAGCCAATCAGGTTCTCAGAGCCGCCCTGCCTGTTCAACGCTGGGCCGAAAACGTCAACAGATACTACAACTCCCAgcatgcagcagcagaggggGAGGAGTTATCGGAGCTGGAGACGCTGTACCAGGCCAGCCTGCAGGCTCCCAGCATGCCGCGGGGCAGCCGTGGCGTCAGCCCGCAGCCAGGGGGCAGCAGAGCAG CGGTGAGGAGAACGCCATCCGGATCCAGACGCTCCAAAACGCCGACGGCTGAAATTGAGAGAAACGCCTACAGGAGACCGGTCTCACCTGGAGAGCAG CCCCCTGCAGGCGAAGACGAGAACTACAGTGCAGAGAACCTGCGACGCCTCGCTCGAAGTCTGAGCGGAACCGTCATCGGGTCGAGACCGcagaacctccagcagaacctccagTGCAGCTGT GACCCCTCTGTGTCCAGACCCCCCCTCAGACACTCAGACCTTcactgctcctcttcctccttggACCGACTCCACGGCCCTCCGGCTCCACGGCCCCCCCACACGCAGACGCCACGGCCCCCCCACACGCAGACGCCACGGCCCCCCCCCTCCTGGGGACGCTCAG gttCTCCTTGgcaccaggttctggttctgtctgacAGCGGCCCGACTCCCTCGGCTCTCCACGGCGTCGCCATGAGTTACGCCACTCTTCCTCGCCGTGCCtggcccccctcctcctcctcttcctccctccccaGGCCCAGACCCGGTTCTGCCGGTTCCGGTCCACAGAGTCTCTATGGCGCCCCGCCCGCCCCCCACCGCCATCGTCAGGcgtcacttcctgttgttgcTCCACGGCGCCCCCGTGTGTCAGGAGACGTTCCTGCTCAGCCTCTGCGCCTCGACGTTCCCCCGGAGACGGACTGGCGGCGCCATGTGGACCCGCGGGCCGCCCGGCGCCAGCAGCTTCCTGCCCGACCCGGCCAGCCTTTGTGGCCCGGTACCGTTTGGGCAGCAAACAGAGAGGGAGGCGTCAGCAGGTTCatgggggtcagaggtcacgaccagaaccagaacctgagaggagACAGAAGAAGCTGA